One part of the Magallana gigas chromosome 5, xbMagGiga1.1, whole genome shotgun sequence genome encodes these proteins:
- the LOC105333215 gene encoding ETS homologous factor isoform X1, translating to MSCPTQALPDTFPHDLSESEISFYANENMDMKTELVSEPQTPQESIPTTVSRMTFSDIFHKQDTSCCSDSMDMLSWTQKHPQNWSTLEVLDWLYYVADAKHLDIAKLRGEQFNSVTGKELCEMTLGQFIERDPEYGQQFYEMFRRHVNEAQFITPQQSEVGTDTSSQLTDLVNALLFPSSSSSSSSSSEDIMEIDESTSKMLDNNIETVYDPTLGAPKVNICGEWYDIDSDPALFPTDNSCPTWVDPGYISGDSEIGSEHDKNELSVSAVFSDEEMPEPKKAKNRTRNSSSVSNDSGIVEPEQEAERVPKKCNRGRKVGQSSKGNHLWEFIRDLLKDSAFNPTLLRWEDKETGVFRFVQSEAVAQMWGRKKNNTSMTYEKLSRAMRFCRSAGYFADVPKNGKFPKKLCFRFGQKAHGWKDL from the exons ATGTCGTGTCCAACCCAAGCT TTGCCCGACACATTTCCTCACGATTTGTCGGAATCTGAAATCTCATTTTACGCAAACGAAAACATGGATATGAAAACTGAATTAGTCAGCGAGCCCCAGACTCCCCAGGAATCCATCCCTACCACCGTCAGCCGCATGACATTCTCCGACATCTTTCACAAACAAG ACACATCCTGCTGTTCAGACAGTATGGACATGCTAAGCTGGACtcagaagcatcctcagaattGGAGTACGTTAGAGGTCCTCGATTGGTTATACTATGTTGCTGATGCCAAACACCTTGATATTGCAAAACTACGAGGAGAACAATTCAACTCTGTGACTGGAAAAGAACTTTGTGAAATGACTCTCGGTCAATTTATTGAGCGAGACCCAGAATACGGACAGCAGTTTTATGAAATGTTCCGAAGGCATGTTAACGAGGCCCAGTTCATCACCCCCCAACAGAGCGAGGTCGGCACGGACACGTCCAGTCAGCTGACAGACCTCGTCAACGCCCTCCTCTTCCCGTCCTCCTCCTCATCATCTTCCTCTTCATCTGAAGACATCATGGAAATAGATGAATCTACGAGCA AAATGTTAGATAACAACATAGAGACGGTATACGACCCCACGCTAGGCGCCCCTAAAGTCAACATCTGCGGGGAGTGGTACGATATCGACAGTGACCCGGCCCTGTTCCCGACCGATAATAGTTGTCCTACTTGGGTCGATCCTGGATACATTAGCGGAG ATTCAGAAATTGGAAGTGAACACGACAAGAACGAGTTATCGGTGAGCGCCGTGTTCTCTGACGAGGAGATGCCAGAACCAAAGAAAGCCAAAAACAGGACCAGAAACTCCTCCAGCGTTTCAAACGACAGCGGCATCGTGGAGCCAGAACAAGAGGCAGAAAGGGTGCCAAAGAAGTGCAACAGAGGCAGAAAAGTGGGCCAAT CTTCAAAAGGAAATCATTTATGGGAATTCATCCGCGATTTGCTGAAAGATTCCGCCTTTAACCCGACTCTTCTGCGCTGGGAGGATAAAGAGACCGGGGTGTTCCGGTTTGTGCAGTCCGAGGCAGTTGCGCAAATGTGGGGCCGCAAAAAGAACAACACGAGCATGACATATGAGAAGCTGAGCCGTGCTATGAG GTTTTGCAGATCAGCAGGCTATTTTGCAGACGTACCCAAAAACGGAAAATTTCCAAAGAAATTATGCTTCCGTTTCGGGCAAAAGGCGCACGGCTGGAAAGACCTCTAA
- the LOC105333215 gene encoding ETS homologous factor isoform X2 produces MSCPTQALPDTFPHDLSESEISFYANENMDMKTELVSEPQTPQESIPTTVSRMTFSDIFHKQDTSCCSDSMDMLSWTQKHPQNWSTLEVLDWLYYVADAKHLDIAKLRGEQFNSVTGKELCEMTLGQFIERDPEYGQQFYEMFRRHVNEAQFITPQQSEVGTDTSSQLTDLVNALLFPSSSSSSSSSSEDIMEIDESTSKMLDNNIETVYDPTLGAPKVNICGEWYDIDSDPALFPTDNSCPTWVDPGYISGDSEIGSEHDKNELSVSAVFSDEEMPEPKKAKNRTRNSSSVSNDSGIVEPEQEAERVPKKCNRGRKVGQSSKGNHLWEFIRDLLKDSAFNPTLLRWEDKETGVFRFVQSEAVAQMWGRKKNNTSMTYEKLSRAMRYYYKRGILDRVDGRRLVYKFGPNSHGWKD; encoded by the exons ATGTCGTGTCCAACCCAAGCT TTGCCCGACACATTTCCTCACGATTTGTCGGAATCTGAAATCTCATTTTACGCAAACGAAAACATGGATATGAAAACTGAATTAGTCAGCGAGCCCCAGACTCCCCAGGAATCCATCCCTACCACCGTCAGCCGCATGACATTCTCCGACATCTTTCACAAACAAG ACACATCCTGCTGTTCAGACAGTATGGACATGCTAAGCTGGACtcagaagcatcctcagaattGGAGTACGTTAGAGGTCCTCGATTGGTTATACTATGTTGCTGATGCCAAACACCTTGATATTGCAAAACTACGAGGAGAACAATTCAACTCTGTGACTGGAAAAGAACTTTGTGAAATGACTCTCGGTCAATTTATTGAGCGAGACCCAGAATACGGACAGCAGTTTTATGAAATGTTCCGAAGGCATGTTAACGAGGCCCAGTTCATCACCCCCCAACAGAGCGAGGTCGGCACGGACACGTCCAGTCAGCTGACAGACCTCGTCAACGCCCTCCTCTTCCCGTCCTCCTCCTCATCATCTTCCTCTTCATCTGAAGACATCATGGAAATAGATGAATCTACGAGCA AAATGTTAGATAACAACATAGAGACGGTATACGACCCCACGCTAGGCGCCCCTAAAGTCAACATCTGCGGGGAGTGGTACGATATCGACAGTGACCCGGCCCTGTTCCCGACCGATAATAGTTGTCCTACTTGGGTCGATCCTGGATACATTAGCGGAG ATTCAGAAATTGGAAGTGAACACGACAAGAACGAGTTATCGGTGAGCGCCGTGTTCTCTGACGAGGAGATGCCAGAACCAAAGAAAGCCAAAAACAGGACCAGAAACTCCTCCAGCGTTTCAAACGACAGCGGCATCGTGGAGCCAGAACAAGAGGCAGAAAGGGTGCCAAAGAAGTGCAACAGAGGCAGAAAAGTGGGCCAAT CTTCAAAAGGAAATCATTTATGGGAATTCATCCGCGATTTGCTGAAAGATTCCGCCTTTAACCCGACTCTTCTGCGCTGGGAGGATAAAGAGACCGGGGTGTTCCGGTTTGTGCAGTCCGAGGCAGTTGCGCAAATGTGGGGCCGCAAAAAGAACAACACGAGCATGACATATGAGAAGCTGAGCCGTGCTATGAG ATATTACTATAAGCGAGGAATCCTCGATCGAGTGGACGGGAGGCGTCTGGTCTACAAGTTTGGACCCAATTCCCACGGATGGAAAGACTGA